In Blastopirellula sediminis, the following proteins share a genomic window:
- a CDS encoding type II toxin-antitoxin system VapC family toxin → MRILVDTSILVRTSQPDAVHFASAVDAVMRLFQSDSEPCIVPQVVYEYWVVATRPAAQNGLNLSVEETTRELDRLSEFFHLLRDERAIFEQWQQLVERYQVQGKNAHDARLVAAMLRHGVKHLLTLNPKDFQRYSEIVVYSPDTLPADLANL, encoded by the coding sequence GTGCGTATTCTCGTCGACACGAGCATTCTGGTCCGCACGTCCCAGCCTGACGCGGTTCATTTCGCATCCGCTGTCGATGCGGTCATGCGGTTGTTTCAGTCGGATTCCGAGCCGTGCATCGTTCCGCAAGTCGTTTACGAGTACTGGGTCGTTGCGACACGGCCTGCTGCTCAAAACGGATTGAATTTGTCAGTGGAGGAAACCACTCGAGAGCTTGATCGGCTGTCGGAATTCTTTCACCTCTTGCGTGACGAACGTGCCATTTTTGAGCAATGGCAACAGTTGGTCGAACGATATCAAGTACAGGGAAAGAACGCGCACGATGCTCGGTTGGTCGCGGCGATGCTACGACATGGCGTCAAGCATCTCTTGACCTTAAATCCGAAGGACTTTCAGCGTTATTCGGAAATCGTCGTCTATTCGCCCGATACGCTTCCGGCCGACCTGGCGAATCTATAG